The genome window TTCATAGGGCTTATTTTCTTTATAAATCCGCATCACGGTCTGCATGGCCTCGGCAAGAATCTCGGGATTGGCCGCCATATCCTTTTCAAGTACCAACGGATCCACGCTGACCCTGTCCAGCCCCTTTAAGGTGCTCTTAAAACCGATCAGCAAATAGCCGAAGACCGCCCCGAGATTGCGCAGCACCGTACTGTCCGTAAGATCCCTTTGAAACCGGGAGTTCAGGAGTTTGACCGCCATGTGCTCCATTAATGAAATGGCCACGCCCATATTGCCTTCGCTGTTTTCAAAATCAATGGGGTTGACCTTGTGGGGCATGGTCGAGGAGCCGATCTCGCTGTCCACGGATCTCTGCTTGAAATAGCCGAGGGAGATATAGCCCCACATATCCCGGTTTAAATCGATGACAATGGCGGCGATCCGGATCAGGCAATGGAGGATTTCGGCAATATAGCTGTTGGGATTGATCTGGGTGGTCAAAAGAATCGGGGTCACCCCCAGGTATCCGGAAATAAAATTCTGGGAGGCGGCGATCCAGTCGACATCCGGATAGGCAAACTGATGGGCGCAGAAATTGCCGGAGGCGCCGTTCATTTTGGCCTGAATATAGGCGATTCGGAGATTGCTGTACTCCAGCCGCAGCCGCCAGGCGAAGTTCGCCATCTCCTTTCCCATGGTCGTTGGGGTGGCCGGCTGACCATGGGTTCTCGAGATCATCGGGGTCGTCTTATCAGTTTCAGCCAGGGATTCAAGCTTTTGGAGGATCTTGACCAGCTCATCCAGCAAATACTGCCGGCCGGATTTAACCATGAGCGCATAGGCGGTGTTATTGATGTCATCCGATGTGCAGGCAAAATGGACCCACTCCTTTAATCCGGAAAGCCCCATCTCGCTCATTCGATCCTTGATATAGTACTCCACCGCCTTCACATCATGATTGGTGATTTTCTCCGTTTCCTTGATCGTTTTGGCCGCGGCCACGTCAAAATTTTCGTAAATTGCGCTGATCTTTTTTAAGGCGGCCTGATCGGCGGCATCCAGGTTCAAATCCTTTAATAAAAACCGCAGCCACTGAATTTCCACATATACCCGGTGACGGATCAAACCGTATTCGGAGAAAATTTCGGTGAGATCTCTGGTATATTTCAGGTACCGGCCGTCAAGCACCGATATGGCCTGGATATCTTCCATACGCATTCCTTTCTACCAATGACCCGTCAGCTGCCGGCGTCCTCGCCTTGCTGCGGGCCGTAATTGGCTTTCGGCTGAATTTCCTTGATATACTCGAAAAGCCCCTGAACAATGCCTTCACACAAATCCGCCTGGTAGGCCGGATCCGTCAGGCGCCGGCATTCCCGCTGATTGCTGATAAAGGACGTCTCAACCAGGACAGACGGCATCTGGGCCCCCAGCAGCACGTAGAACGGCGCCTGCTTGACGCCTTTATTATTGATTCTTGAATAGTTGCCCGCCAGATGACTGCACAGGGAATCCTGCACATAGGTGGCCAGCCGGCTGGATTCATTGATTTTCGCGTTATTTAACAGATCCTTCAGAATCGAATCCAGTTCACCAATGTTTTTCCGGGAGGTGGAATTCTCGCGGGCGGCCACGGCAATGGCCTCCTCATCCGTGGTGAGATTCAAAAAATAGGTTTCAATGCCAAAAGCCCGGTGGTTTCTGGCGGCATTGGCGTGCACGGAAATAAATAAATCGGCTTTCTCCGTATTGGCGATGGCGGTGCGCTCCTCCAGGGTCAGATACTTATCCGTCTCTCGGGTCAACAGGACTTCGCAGCCAATCTCTTTCTTTATGGTTTCTGCCAGTTTTTTGGAAATCTCAAGGACCACATCCTTCTCATGCACGCCCCGAAGATAGCCGGGCGCCCCGTAATCTTTGCCGCCATGGCCCGGATCAATCACCACCCGATTGACCCCCAGATTCAAGGACCTGATAATCGAATCTTCCGGCGCCACCTTACTGGCAATTTTCGCTGGTGCGGGCTCACCCCGCACATCAATAACGATGCGGAAAGGATTTTTCAGAGAAAAAATATTATAATCTTCAAAGGATTTGATGTCCACGACCACCCGGACCACGTCCTTCTGGTACTGGGCGGCCCGGGCAGTTCTTAACAGGTTATCGTTGATGGGAATCTTCTTTTCCACATCCCCCAGCCGCGTATTATTCAGATCCACATAAAGCCGCTGATAGGGTTTATCGATCGCGGGATCCTTTTTTAACAGGTTGTTCTGAAAACTGGTCTCCTGTGTGGCATCAATCACCACCCGCGTATATTCGGCATTGGACCAGTACCGGATACCGGTAACCGTGACCATTGAGGAATTGTCTGAATCTTTGGCCCGATCGGCCGCCGGACTGGCATCGGCTTCTGGCATCGCCCGGGTAATGGCATCCTCTATGGCATCCGGCATCCGATTGAGCTTTGTCCGGGCCTTTTCCCGGTACCTGCTTTCTGGATATTTTTCGGTCACCCGCTCATAGATCTCGGCCGCTTTTTTCTTGTCTTTCAGACTGTAGGAATGCAAATAGAGCTCTTCGTATAACCGGGCGGTCATAAACATGGCGGCCGGCGCCCAGGGGTCATCCGGATGCGCCTGGTAGACCGCTGCAAACTGATCAATACAGTTTTTCCAATAAACCCGGTATTCCTGACGTTCCGGGTGTTGACGCAGGTCTTTATAACAGGCTTCGGCCTCAAAATAGGCCTGCTTGGCCGAGGCCTCAGGCTCTGATTTGACCTCCGGCAGCCGGGCCATGGCCTTTTGGGCCCGCTCCTTATATTGGCTTTGCGGATAGGTGGAAATAATTTCGGAAAATATGGATCGGGCGGCCTGGATATCCTTCGGGC of Desulfobacterales bacterium contains these proteins:
- the purB gene encoding adenylosuccinate lyase; this translates as MEDIQAISVLDGRYLKYTRDLTEIFSEYGLIRHRVYVEIQWLRFLLKDLNLDAADQAALKKISAIYENFDVAAAKTIKETEKITNHDVKAVEYYIKDRMSEMGLSGLKEWVHFACTSDDINNTAYALMVKSGRQYLLDELVKILQKLESLAETDKTTPMISRTHGQPATPTTMGKEMANFAWRLRLEYSNLRIAYIQAKMNGASGNFCAHQFAYPDVDWIAASQNFISGYLGVTPILLTTQINPNSYIAEILHCLIRIAAIVIDLNRDMWGYISLGYFKQRSVDSEIGSSTMPHKVNPIDFENSEGNMGVAISLMEHMAVKLLNSRFQRDLTDSTVLRNLGAVFGYLLIGFKSTLKGLDRVSVDPLVLEKDMAANPEILAEAMQTVMRIYKENKPYEKLKTLTRGRSVTQDDIEAFIATLENVPESVKQRLRDLRVEQYTGLAADLVDWYFSKTNIERE
- a CDS encoding N-acetylmuramoyl-L-alanine amidase, with amino-acid sequence MAHFKCLRPHAAVSMFILCGLALFSLSQPVFGESARQLYFKGEACYQELSDHPEWQKYRARWKKCIEKFEKVHAVNPDGPWASAGLYMTGKLYAELYQHSYSPKDIQAARSIFSEIISTYPQSQYKERAQKAMARLPEVKSEPEASAKQAYFEAEACYKDLRQHPERQEYRVYWKNCIDQFAAVYQAHPDDPWAPAAMFMTARLYEELYLHSYSLKDKKKAAEIYERVTEKYPESRYREKARTKLNRMPDAIEDAITRAMPEADASPAADRAKDSDNSSMVTVTGIRYWSNAEYTRVVIDATQETSFQNNLLKKDPAIDKPYQRLYVDLNNTRLGDVEKKIPINDNLLRTARAAQYQKDVVRVVVDIKSFEDYNIFSLKNPFRIVIDVRGEPAPAKIASKVAPEDSIIRSLNLGVNRVVIDPGHGGKDYGAPGYLRGVHEKDVVLEISKKLAETIKKEIGCEVLLTRETDKYLTLEERTAIANTEKADLFISVHANAARNHRAFGIETYFLNLTTDEEAIAVAARENSTSRKNIGELDSILKDLLNNAKINESSRLATYVQDSLCSHLAGNYSRINNKGVKQAPFYVLLGAQMPSVLVETSFISNQRECRRLTDPAYQADLCEGIVQGLFEYIKEIQPKANYGPQQGEDAGS